From a region of the Myxococcota bacterium genome:
- a CDS encoding 2OG-Fe(II) oxygenase has translation MIRSLDTRALNAAFRSARPFPSICIDDLFDRDFALEVARSYARAGAASRTFDGVNEKRKSQIVDPALFPPPVARLAQYCSSPEFRQVLSEITGIPDLLWDPKFVGGGMHQTAAHGWLDVHVDFNRLEGTGWYRRVNLLLYLNEEWRDEWGGKLELWDREVRHCVHSYAPTLNRCVIFATSDASFHGVTACTCPPEVVRRSFALYYYTREAPAGASHEHTTIFRARPHEHMKRYVLMPAERMKRAVRSLRSEAGKLAKRALGRG, from the coding sequence ATGATTCGCAGTCTCGACACGCGCGCCTTGAATGCGGCCTTCCGCAGCGCCCGCCCGTTCCCGTCGATCTGCATCGACGACCTCTTCGACCGGGATTTCGCGCTCGAGGTGGCGCGCTCCTATGCCCGGGCCGGCGCCGCGAGCCGCACGTTCGACGGGGTGAACGAGAAACGCAAGAGCCAGATCGTCGACCCCGCGCTCTTCCCGCCTCCGGTGGCGCGGCTCGCGCAGTACTGCAGCAGCCCCGAGTTCCGCCAGGTGCTGTCCGAGATCACGGGCATCCCGGACCTGCTCTGGGACCCGAAGTTCGTCGGCGGGGGCATGCACCAGACCGCGGCTCACGGCTGGCTCGACGTGCACGTGGACTTCAACCGGCTGGAGGGCACGGGCTGGTACCGGCGCGTCAACCTGCTTCTGTATCTCAACGAGGAATGGCGCGACGAGTGGGGCGGGAAGCTCGAGCTCTGGGACCGCGAGGTGCGCCACTGCGTGCACTCGTACGCGCCGACACTGAACCGTTGCGTGATCTTCGCCACCAGCGACGCGAGCTTCCACGGAGTCACCGCTTGCACCTGCCCGCCCGAGGTCGTGCGCCGCTCCTTCGCGCTCTACTACTACACGCGCGAGGCGCCCGCGGGGGCCTCGCACGAGCACACCACGATCTTCCGCGCGCGGCCGCACGAGCACATGAAGCGCTACGTGCTGATGCCGGCCGAGCGCATGAAGCGGGCCGTACGCAGCCTGCGCTCCGAAGCGGGCAAGCTGGCGAAACGCGCGCTCGGCCGCGGCTGA
- the asnB gene encoding asparagine synthase (glutamine-hydrolyzing), translating to TQSDTEVLLKACMSRGARALDALRGMFAFAWWNPRTRRVLLARDRVGIKPLYWTVCERGGRRALLFASEVRALLASGLVERRIDPVALESFLWNGFSVGPRTFVAGVGLLPAGASLDVDLDARTGPGVTFWAPSATPGDSRDPGRLRAELLEAMRIHQIADVPLGVFLSGGVDSSAMTALAARSTRGSVRTFNIGFAEAEFDEAPHARAVAAAIGTEHTEIKLTESDFRSQLGDALGCIDQPTFDALNTYFVSRAVREAGITVALAGTGGDELFGGYASFRDLPRVAAAGRALAALPDGLLRGGSSAVNALLRNSAAGVPAQTRWGKLGDALCARGDLLQLYQLAYALFTPSFLQSLYPSLGRTEFGLPPERAVELRARAGSHVELHGISLYELALFLGERLLRDTDTASMAVALEVRVPLVDHRVVEETLALEPATRFAPLGRKQLLRTLGLEGLDPALFERPKRGFVLPIGVWCRRHLSGQVAETLGDTETCRSLGLDPRVVARLWAAFQAGSRGVYWSRVWALFVLLRWCRQHRLAL from the coding sequence GCACTCAGTCCGACACCGAGGTGCTGCTGAAGGCTTGCATGAGCCGCGGCGCTCGGGCACTCGACGCGCTGCGCGGCATGTTCGCGTTCGCCTGGTGGAACCCGCGGACGCGGCGCGTGCTGCTCGCGCGCGACCGGGTCGGCATCAAGCCGCTCTACTGGACGGTGTGCGAGCGCGGCGGCCGGCGCGCGCTGTTGTTCGCGTCCGAAGTGCGCGCGCTGCTCGCGAGCGGGCTCGTGGAGCGGCGGATCGATCCAGTGGCGCTCGAGAGCTTCCTGTGGAACGGCTTCAGCGTTGGACCGCGCACCTTCGTGGCGGGCGTCGGCCTCCTGCCGGCGGGTGCCTCGCTCGACGTCGACCTCGACGCGCGCACGGGGCCCGGCGTGACCTTCTGGGCACCGAGTGCCACGCCCGGTGACTCGCGCGACCCGGGAAGACTGCGCGCCGAGCTGCTGGAAGCGATGCGCATCCACCAGATCGCCGACGTGCCGCTCGGCGTCTTCCTTTCGGGTGGCGTGGACTCGAGCGCCATGACGGCGCTCGCCGCGCGCAGCACTCGCGGCTCGGTCCGCACCTTCAACATCGGCTTCGCGGAGGCGGAGTTCGACGAGGCGCCACACGCGCGCGCCGTTGCCGCGGCGATCGGCACCGAGCACACCGAGATCAAGCTCACCGAGAGTGACTTCCGGAGCCAGCTGGGCGATGCGCTCGGCTGCATCGACCAGCCGACCTTCGACGCCTTGAACACCTACTTCGTGAGTCGCGCGGTGCGCGAGGCCGGAATCACCGTGGCGCTGGCGGGAACCGGAGGCGACGAGCTGTTCGGCGGCTACGCCAGCTTCCGGGACCTGCCGCGCGTCGCGGCGGCGGGCCGCGCGCTGGCTGCGCTGCCCGACGGACTGCTGCGCGGCGGCTCCAGCGCGGTCAACGCCCTGCTGCGCAACTCCGCGGCGGGCGTGCCCGCGCAGACGCGTTGGGGCAAGCTCGGCGACGCGCTGTGCGCGCGCGGCGACCTGCTCCAGCTGTACCAGCTCGCCTACGCGCTCTTCACGCCGAGCTTCCTTCAGTCACTGTATCCGTCGCTGGGCCGGACCGAGTTCGGGCTGCCGCCCGAGCGCGCGGTCGAGCTGCGCGCCCGCGCCGGCTCGCACGTCGAGCTGCACGGCATCTCGCTCTACGAGCTGGCGCTGTTCCTGGGCGAGAGACTCCTGCGCGACACCGACACCGCGAGCATGGCGGTGGCACTCGAGGTGCGCGTGCCGTTGGTCGACCATCGAGTGGTCGAGGAGACACTCGCGCTCGAGCCCGCCACGCGCTTCGCGCCGCTGGGCCGCAAGCAGCTCCTGCGCACGCTCGGGCTCGAGGGCCTGGACCCGGCGCTGTTCGAGCGGCCCAAGAGGGGCTTCGTGCTGCCGATCGGCGTGTGGTGCCGCCGGCATTTGAGCGGCCAGGTCGCCGAGACGCTGGGCGACACGGAAACGTGTCGCAGCCTCGGGCTGGACCCGCGCGTCGTCGCCCGGCTCTGGGCGGCCTTCCAGGCCGGCTCGCGCGGCGTCTACTGGTCGCGCGTGTGGGCGCTGTTCGTGTTGTTGCGCTGGTGCCGACAGCACCGGCTCGCGCTGTAG